One stretch of Deinobacterium chartae DNA includes these proteins:
- a CDS encoding GNAT family N-acetyltransferase codes for MLLTSTDLATQLETAEALHLEAQVQALRTLRPQLPARTLPVGGGIAALTDPAYGRKLNHVCAFGMGQEVTEADLLALEALYHPHGLAVEVDLCPHAHPTALRALAARGYRATSFSQTYACPLDANAAHLSPDLEVRPLHPDEAGAFVAASSEGFAAQPNPRPLELLEVLARCALLRADSTAFVALTGGEIAGTAAVARLDLEAGPVAFLYIASTRPDFRGRGVQAALLRARLAHARQQGQQLAVLTTRVGNASSRNAERAGFRLAYTRTTFVRRP; via the coding sequence ATGCTGCTTACCTCGACCGACCTTGCCACGCAGCTCGAAACCGCCGAAGCGCTGCACCTCGAGGCGCAGGTGCAGGCGCTGCGCACCCTGCGCCCGCAGTTGCCCGCACGGACGCTGCCGGTGGGCGGCGGCATCGCCGCCCTGACCGACCCGGCCTACGGGCGCAAGCTGAACCACGTCTGCGCATTCGGGATGGGCCAGGAGGTCACCGAAGCGGACCTGTTGGCCCTCGAGGCGCTCTACCACCCGCACGGCCTGGCCGTCGAGGTGGACCTGTGCCCGCACGCGCACCCCACGGCCCTGCGCGCCCTGGCCGCGCGCGGCTACCGCGCCACCTCCTTCAGCCAGACCTACGCCTGCCCCCTGGACGCGAATGCCGCGCACCTCTCCCCCGACCTCGAGGTGCGCCCGCTGCACCCCGACGAGGCAGGTGCCTTCGTGGCCGCCTCGAGCGAAGGTTTCGCGGCGCAACCGAACCCGCGCCCTCTCGAGCTGCTCGAGGTGCTGGCCCGCTGCGCGCTCCTGCGCGCGGACAGCACCGCCTTCGTGGCCCTCACAGGCGGCGAGATCGCCGGAACAGCCGCTGTGGCGCGGCTGGACCTCGAGGCCGGACCGGTGGCTTTTTTGTACATCGCCAGCACCCGGCCCGACTTCCGGGGGCGCGGCGTGCAAGCGGCCCTGCTCCGGGCCCGGCTGGCCCATGCCCGGCAGCAGGGCCAGCAGCTCGCCGTACTCACCACCCGGGTGGGCAATGCCAGTTCGCGCAACGCCGAACGCGCCGGGTTCCGGCTGGCCTACACCCGCACGACCTTCGTGCGCAGGCCCTGA
- a CDS encoding SDR family oxidoreductase codes for MDLQLTGKRAIVTAASGGLGYASALELAREGAAVAICSRDAERAQGAAARITQQTGSAAYGFAADVADAASLEAFFAQAVAALGGLDILICNAGGPPAGGFLALEDDTWEAAFQLTLMSVVRSVRLALPHFTAAGGGRVLAITSSSVKRPIENLTLSNALRPAVQGLCKSLSIELAAQNVQVNGLAPGRVLTERIDALDAALAQRRGSSLEAVRRESESQIPMGRLGEPAEFGRVAAFLCSPAAAYINGSTLLVDGGAVTSL; via the coding sequence ATGGACCTGCAACTGACCGGAAAACGTGCCATCGTCACCGCCGCCAGCGGCGGACTGGGCTACGCCAGCGCCCTCGAGCTGGCCCGCGAGGGCGCTGCGGTCGCGATCTGCTCGCGTGACGCGGAGCGCGCCCAAGGCGCCGCTGCGCGCATCACCCAGCAGACCGGCAGCGCCGCGTACGGCTTCGCCGCCGACGTGGCCGACGCGGCCAGCCTCGAGGCCTTTTTCGCGCAGGCGGTGGCGGCGCTGGGCGGCCTGGACATCCTGATCTGCAACGCGGGCGGCCCGCCCGCCGGGGGATTTTTGGCCCTCGAGGACGACACGTGGGAGGCGGCCTTTCAGCTCACGCTGATGAGCGTGGTGCGCAGCGTGCGGCTGGCGCTGCCGCACTTCACGGCGGCGGGCGGCGGGCGGGTGCTGGCCATCACCAGCAGCAGCGTCAAGCGCCCGATCGAGAACCTCACGCTCTCCAACGCCCTGCGCCCGGCGGTGCAGGGGCTGTGCAAGAGCTTGTCCATCGAGCTGGCCGCGCAGAACGTCCAGGTCAACGGCCTGGCCCCCGGGCGGGTGCTGACCGAGCGCATTGACGCCCTCGACGCAGCGCTGGCCCAGCGGCGCGGCAGCAGCCTCGAGGCGGTGCGGCGCGAGTCGGAGAGCCAGATCCCGATGGGCCGCCTGGGCGAGCCCGCCGAGTTCGGAAGGGTGGCGGCCTTTTTGTGCTCACCGGCTGCGGCCTACATCAACGGCAGCACCCTGCTGGTCGACGGCGGGGCGGTGACCAGCCTGTAA
- a CDS encoding RraA family protein, with amino-acid sequence MTLPPHRKQEIRARYLEVDTANVADVLDELGYPDYGLSSAFWPIREGSKLAGWAYTVRGQMTPYPGSGDPAKMEAVSGLEEGEVSVWSGGGAEGVCFFGELIALGMRERGCAGALIDGGIRDIRWINEMQFPVFTRYRTPVQSIGRWQVNAWQVPVYLPGATAERVVVRPGDFILADFDGAIVIPAELAETVLERAEALTQKERLIREDLRQGASLPEVLAKYGHV; translated from the coding sequence ATGACCCTCCCCCCCCACAGGAAACAGGAAATCCGCGCCCGCTACCTCGAGGTGGACACCGCCAACGTGGCCGACGTCCTCGACGAGCTGGGCTACCCCGACTACGGCCTGAGCAGTGCGTTCTGGCCCATTCGGGAGGGCAGCAAGCTGGCCGGCTGGGCCTACACCGTGCGCGGCCAGATGACCCCCTACCCGGGCAGCGGCGACCCTGCCAAGATGGAGGCGGTCTCGGGCCTCGAGGAGGGCGAGGTGAGCGTGTGGAGCGGCGGCGGTGCCGAGGGCGTGTGCTTCTTCGGCGAGCTGATCGCGCTGGGCATGCGCGAGCGCGGCTGCGCGGGCGCGCTGATCGACGGCGGCATCCGCGACATCCGCTGGATCAACGAGATGCAGTTCCCGGTGTTCACCCGCTACCGCACCCCGGTGCAGTCCATCGGGCGCTGGCAGGTGAACGCCTGGCAGGTGCCGGTGTACCTGCCGGGGGCCACCGCCGAACGGGTCGTGGTGCGCCCCGGCGACTTTATCCTGGCCGACTTCGACGGGGCCATCGTGATCCCCGCCGAGCTGGCCGAGACGGTTCTCGAGCGCGCCGAGGCCCTGACCCAAAAGGAGCGCCTGATCCGTGAGGACCTGCGCCAAGGTGCCTCCCTGCCCGAAGTGCTGGCCAAGTACGGTCACGTGTAA
- the thrS gene encoding threonine--tRNA ligase, whose protein sequence is MQIALPDGQLLELPQAAAAAEVAARISPRLAREGVAARVNDALQDLMTPLPEGARVQILTRRDLEEAAPLWRHTLAHVMSQAVGELYRSRGFAPEALRRGVGPVIENGFYQDFDLPEPLSEEDLPELERRMHDIVSRDLEVSRVELDREEALARFAHDPYKQELIRELPDGVAITVYQQGDYADLCRGPHVPRTGLIPRHFKLMSTSGAYWRGSEQNPMLQRVYGVAFASKAELDAYLHRLEEARRRDHRRIGKELELFTFSDEVGQGLPLWLPKGAFVRRQLEQYMFEREQARGYEYVITPHLAREALYLRSGHLPYYAGDLYAPIDIDGELYYLKPMNCPHHHAIYAARPRSYRELPLRLSEFGTCYRYEMSGALSGLQRVRGFTQNDAHIYCSRAQVKDEFIGVIEFFQEVYADFGIEDYGFRLSLPDFEGHPQKFGERTPEWDESVAALRAALEETGVPFVESLGDAAFYGPKLDVQVRTVIGREETIATNQLDFIQPGRFDLTFMNERGEREVPVVIHRAIMGSFDRFFAFLLEHTAGYLPLWLVPQQVAIIPISDRHLEYAREVEAQLRRAGVRARTDAGSERMNAKVRAAELAKIPVMVIVGDQEVASRTVSVRGRALGERQGMPPAELAAELGQQGKPGRIPA, encoded by the coding sequence ATGCAAATTGCCCTGCCAGACGGGCAGCTTCTCGAGCTGCCCCAAGCCGCCGCCGCCGCCGAGGTGGCCGCCCGCATCAGCCCCCGCCTTGCCCGTGAGGGGGTCGCCGCCCGCGTGAACGACGCGCTGCAGGACCTGATGACCCCGCTGCCCGAGGGCGCGCGGGTGCAGATCCTCACCCGCCGGGACCTCGAGGAGGCCGCCCCGCTGTGGCGTCACACCCTGGCTCATGTGATGAGCCAGGCGGTAGGAGAGCTGTACCGCTCGCGCGGCTTCGCGCCCGAGGCGCTGCGGCGCGGGGTGGGACCGGTCATCGAGAACGGCTTTTACCAGGACTTCGACCTGCCCGAGCCGCTCAGCGAAGAAGACCTGCCCGAGCTCGAGCGCCGCATGCACGACATCGTCTCGCGCGACCTCGAGGTGTCCCGCGTTGAACTGGACCGCGAGGAAGCCCTGGCGCGCTTCGCGCACGACCCGTACAAGCAGGAGCTGATCCGGGAGCTGCCGGACGGGGTCGCGATCACCGTGTACCAGCAGGGCGACTACGCCGACTTGTGCCGTGGTCCGCACGTCCCGCGCACCGGGCTGATCCCGCGCCACTTCAAGCTGATGAGCACCTCGGGTGCCTACTGGCGCGGCAGCGAGCAGAACCCGATGCTGCAGCGCGTCTACGGTGTGGCCTTCGCCAGCAAGGCCGAGCTCGACGCCTACTTGCACCGCCTCGAGGAGGCCAGGCGCCGCGATCACCGCCGGATCGGCAAGGAACTCGAGCTGTTCACCTTCAGCGACGAGGTCGGTCAGGGACTGCCGCTGTGGCTGCCCAAGGGCGCTTTCGTGCGGCGGCAGCTCGAGCAGTACATGTTCGAGCGCGAGCAGGCCCGGGGGTACGAGTACGTGATCACCCCGCACCTGGCCAGGGAGGCGCTGTACCTGCGCAGCGGCCACCTGCCGTATTACGCCGGGGACCTGTACGCACCGATCGACATCGACGGGGAGCTGTACTACCTCAAGCCAATGAACTGCCCGCACCACCACGCGATCTACGCCGCGCGGCCCCGCAGCTACCGTGAACTGCCGCTGCGGCTCTCCGAGTTCGGGACCTGCTACCGCTACGAGATGTCCGGAGCGCTCTCGGGCCTGCAACGCGTGCGCGGCTTTACCCAGAACGACGCGCACATCTACTGCTCGCGTGCCCAGGTCAAGGACGAGTTCATCGGCGTGATCGAGTTCTTCCAGGAGGTGTACGCCGACTTTGGAATCGAGGACTACGGGTTCCGGCTCAGCCTCCCCGACTTCGAGGGTCACCCCCAGAAATTCGGTGAGCGCACCCCCGAGTGGGACGAGAGCGTCGCCGCGCTGCGCGCGGCCCTCGAGGAGACCGGCGTGCCTTTTGTAGAGAGCCTGGGAGACGCGGCCTTTTACGGGCCGAAGCTCGACGTGCAGGTGCGCACCGTGATCGGGCGCGAGGAGACCATCGCGACCAACCAGCTCGACTTCATCCAGCCGGGGCGATTCGACCTGACCTTCATGAACGAGCGCGGCGAGCGGGAGGTCCCGGTGGTGATCCACCGCGCGATCATGGGCTCGTTCGACCGCTTCTTCGCCTTCTTGCTCGAACACACCGCCGGGTACTTGCCGCTGTGGTTGGTGCCGCAGCAAGTCGCCATCATCCCGATCAGCGACCGTCACCTCGAGTACGCCCGCGAGGTCGAAGCCCAGCTGCGCCGCGCCGGGGTGCGCGCCCGCACCGACGCGGGCAGCGAGCGCATGAACGCCAAGGTGCGCGCAGCCGAGCTGGCCAAGATTCCGGTGATGGTGATCGTGGGCGACCAGGAGGTGGCCTCGAGGACCGTCAGCGTGCGCGGTCGCGCGCTGGGCGAGCGTCAGGGGATGCCTCCCGCAGAACTCGCTGCAGAGCTGGGCCAGCAGGGTAAACCCGGCCGGATTCCGGCATAG
- the guaB gene encoding IMP dehydrogenase: MSERFEYKFGHEGITFDDVLLLPRYSEVLPNMVNLEARLTRNIRLNIPLISAAMDTVTEAQMAIAMAREGGIGVIHKNMPAELQAEMVRKVKRSEAGMITDPITLPATARVADAEAIMSEYRISGVPITADDGRLVGIVTNRDLRFVTDMTTPISEVMTRENLVTVPVGTSLEEAEEIFKQHRIEKLLVVDEAYKLTGLITIKDIMKKIKYPRAAKDRYGRLLVAAAIGVSKDLEERAAALVAAGVDVLVLDSAHGHSKNILDALRLVKSKFEVDVIAGNIATADGARALIEAGADAVKVGIGPGSICTTRVVTGVGVPQISAVLEVAEEADKYGVPVIADGGIKQTGDIPKAIAAGASVVMVGSMLAGTDEAPGETILRDGRRFKTYRGMGSLGAMDQGSSDRYFQSGTKKFVPEGIEGIVAYKGAAGEVIYQMVGGLRSAMGYCGAPDLETLRRDAQFVRITMAGLIESHPHDVTITKEAPNYSK, translated from the coding sequence ATGAGCGAGCGCTTCGAGTACAAGTTTGGCCACGAGGGAATCACCTTCGATGACGTGCTGCTGCTTCCGCGCTATTCCGAGGTTCTGCCCAACATGGTCAACCTCGAGGCACGGTTGACCCGCAACATCCGCCTGAACATTCCGCTGATTTCGGCGGCGATGGACACCGTGACCGAGGCGCAGATGGCGATTGCCATGGCGCGCGAGGGCGGCATCGGCGTGATTCACAAGAACATGCCGGCCGAGTTGCAGGCCGAGATGGTCCGCAAGGTCAAGCGCAGCGAGGCCGGGATGATCACCGACCCGATCACGCTGCCCGCTACGGCGCGCGTGGCCGATGCCGAGGCGATCATGTCCGAGTACCGCATCTCGGGCGTTCCGATCACCGCCGATGACGGGCGTCTGGTGGGTATCGTCACCAACCGCGACCTGCGCTTCGTGACCGACATGACCACCCCGATCTCGGAGGTCATGACCCGCGAAAACCTGGTGACCGTGCCGGTAGGAACCTCCCTCGAGGAGGCCGAGGAGATCTTCAAGCAGCACCGCATCGAAAAGCTGCTGGTGGTGGACGAGGCCTACAAGCTGACCGGGCTGATCACCATCAAGGACATCATGAAGAAGATCAAGTACCCGCGCGCGGCCAAGGACCGTTACGGCCGCCTGCTGGTCGCTGCCGCCATCGGGGTCAGCAAGGACCTCGAGGAGCGCGCCGCCGCCCTGGTCGCGGCGGGCGTGGACGTGCTGGTGCTGGATTCGGCGCACGGGCACTCGAAGAACATTCTGGACGCGCTGCGCCTGGTGAAGTCGAAGTTCGAGGTGGACGTGATCGCCGGTAACATCGCCACCGCCGACGGGGCGCGCGCCCTGATCGAGGCGGGGGCGGACGCGGTCAAGGTGGGTATCGGGCCCGGCTCGATCTGCACCACCCGCGTGGTGACCGGCGTGGGCGTACCGCAGATCAGTGCGGTCCTCGAGGTGGCCGAGGAGGCCGACAAGTACGGTGTGCCGGTGATCGCCGACGGCGGCATCAAGCAGACCGGTGACATTCCCAAGGCCATTGCGGCGGGAGCTTCGGTGGTGATGGTGGGTTCGATGCTGGCCGGGACCGACGAGGCTCCGGGCGAGACCATCTTGCGCGACGGCCGCCGCTTCAAGACCTACCGCGGCATGGGTTCGCTCGGGGCCATGGACCAGGGCTCGAGCGACCGCTACTTCCAGAGCGGCACCAAGAAGTTCGTACCCGAGGGCATCGAGGGCATCGTGGCCTACAAGGGGGCGGCGGGCGAGGTCATCTACCAGATGGTGGGCGGCCTGCGCAGCGCCATGGGCTACTGCGGTGCCCCCGACCTCGAGACGCTGCGGCGTGACGCGCAGTTCGTGCGCATCACCATGGCAGGACTGATCGAGTCGCACCCGCACGACGTGACCATCACCAAGGAAGCGCCGAACTACTCGAAGTAA
- a CDS encoding VWA domain-containing protein — protein MHTFSRGEKRRLSDLTPATRLEVGMGLHFGGSEISDVSVFGLDTRGQLSDDRYFVFFNQPQSPEGAIRMLGPRGGEAQTFALDLGTLPAHIDRLVFVVTVDPPATLAGLRGGHWRLSADGLEVGRYPLSGGDFSSERAIMVAELYRKDGWRVAANGQGFAGGLDAVLRHFGGEVAEEAAAPSPPPAAPPTPTPVPSGGSVNLRKVELQKRMEREAPELVSLAKTAQVSLEKKNLGNHSARVALCLDISGSMGGLYRSGKVQAMAERVLALATRFDDDGQLDIFLFGQNAHDVGAMDIGNFRGFIGQLVQRYPLEGGTYYGKAMKAIRDHYFGSSGPRRDPFPSQLPVYVLFLTDGQTFDTEVSADQVRWSSYEPIFWQFVGIGKSKKDKGKKRGGFLGNLLASDFSFLEELDDMGGRYLDNADFFSSEDPSSFPDSELYDLMMGEYPNWVQAARQRGLLR, from the coding sequence ATGCACACCTTTTCCCGAGGCGAGAAACGCCGACTCTCCGACCTGACCCCCGCCACCCGCCTCGAAGTGGGCATGGGCCTTCACTTTGGCGGCAGCGAAATCAGTGACGTAAGCGTTTTCGGGCTGGACACACGGGGCCAGCTTTCCGACGACCGCTACTTTGTGTTCTTCAACCAGCCGCAGAGCCCGGAGGGCGCCATCCGCATGCTCGGCCCCCGAGGCGGCGAAGCCCAGACGTTCGCCCTCGACCTCGGCACCCTGCCGGCCCACATTGACCGGCTGGTATTCGTGGTTACGGTGGACCCGCCCGCTACCCTGGCCGGGCTGCGCGGCGGACACTGGCGGCTCTCGGCGGACGGCCTCGAGGTGGGCCGCTATCCTCTCTCGGGCGGGGACTTCTCGAGCGAGCGGGCCATCATGGTGGCCGAACTGTACCGCAAAGACGGCTGGCGGGTCGCGGCAAACGGGCAGGGCTTCGCAGGCGGGCTGGACGCGGTGCTCAGGCACTTCGGCGGTGAGGTGGCCGAGGAGGCGGCAGCCCCTTCCCCACCGCCCGCCGCCCCGCCGACGCCTACCCCTGTCCCCTCTGGCGGCAGCGTGAACCTGCGCAAAGTCGAGCTGCAAAAGCGCATGGAGCGAGAAGCCCCCGAACTGGTCTCGCTGGCCAAGACTGCCCAGGTCAGCCTCGAGAAGAAAAATTTGGGGAATCACAGTGCGCGGGTGGCGCTGTGCCTGGACATCTCCGGCTCGATGGGTGGCCTTTACCGCAGCGGTAAGGTGCAGGCCATGGCCGAGCGCGTGCTCGCGCTGGCCACCCGCTTCGACGACGACGGTCAGCTGGACATCTTTTTGTTCGGCCAGAACGCGCACGACGTCGGCGCGATGGACATCGGCAACTTCCGCGGCTTCATCGGCCAGTTGGTCCAACGCTACCCCCTCGAGGGCGGCACCTACTACGGCAAGGCCATGAAGGCGATCCGGGACCACTACTTCGGCAGCAGCGGCCCAAGGCGCGACCCGTTTCCGTCGCAACTGCCGGTGTACGTCCTGTTTTTGACCGACGGCCAGACCTTTGATACCGAGGTGAGCGCTGATCAGGTGCGCTGGTCATCGTACGAGCCGATCTTCTGGCAGTTCGTGGGCATCGGGAAATCCAAGAAGGACAAGGGCAAGAAGCGCGGGGGGTTTCTCGGGAACCTGCTGGCCTCGGACTTCAGCTTCCTCGAGGAGCTCGACGACATGGGCGGCCGCTATCTGGACAACGCCGACTTTTTCTCGTCCGAGGACCCCTCGAGCTTTCCGGACAGCGAGCTGTACGACCTGATGATGGGCGAGTACCCCAACTGGGTACAGGCGGCCCGTCAGCGCGGCCTGCTGCGCTAG
- a CDS encoding DUF6923 family protein, translated as MAVSPSWTALLLAPLLGACAAPAQTPSGEIRVLVTSASELHSVVLAAAGHDRRVAPASPPLILTDLARHPHGNRLYAVTATDLYRLDPENGQTVHVGPLGTSDMQALAFDPQGQLYGGSDAGVLYRIDTESAKATAINPQGLAERMIGDLAFAPDGTLYATLAARLSDRLVTLDPASGQATHIGLTGVIGIGGLTFRNEKLYGITTSGELLTLERRSGEARPLRRTPLVSVSGME; from the coding sequence ATGGCCGTATCCCCTTCCTGGACCGCACTGCTGCTCGCTCCGCTGCTGGGCGCGTGCGCCGCTCCCGCCCAGACTCCCTCCGGCGAAATCCGGGTACTGGTCACCAGCGCTTCGGAACTGCACTCGGTCGTGCTGGCCGCAGCAGGCCACGACCGGCGTGTCGCTCCGGCCTCTCCCCCGCTGATCCTGACCGATCTGGCACGCCATCCGCACGGCAACCGGCTGTACGCCGTCACCGCCACGGACCTCTACCGCCTGGATCCCGAAAACGGGCAGACGGTACACGTTGGCCCTCTGGGCACCTCGGACATGCAAGCCCTGGCCTTCGACCCACAGGGGCAACTGTATGGCGGCAGCGACGCGGGAGTGCTCTACCGGATCGACACCGAAAGCGCAAAGGCCACGGCCATCAATCCCCAGGGCCTGGCCGAGCGCATGATCGGCGACCTGGCCTTCGCGCCGGACGGCACACTGTACGCCACCCTGGCCGCGCGCCTCTCCGACCGTCTGGTCACGCTCGATCCCGCCAGCGGCCAGGCCACCCACATCGGACTGACCGGGGTGATCGGCATCGGCGGCCTGACCTTCCGAAATGAAAAGCTGTACGGCATCACCACCTCGGGCGAACTGCTGACCCTCGAGCGGCGCAGCGGCGAGGCCCGACCGCTGCGCCGGACGCCCCTCGTCTCGGTGTCCGGCATGGAGTGA
- a CDS encoding cytochrome P450 produces the protein MHPSPDLARPLPLLGHAPAFARDPLALLGACAGNGDLLTLRLGMHKVYVAGHPYLVERVWQTDAAHYGPSRLFERIGPLLPSGETSGAVRTRGFQTALLEETLRRGSERIRCWRPHTTLDLAAALKQLVLEAVARALFEAPEESRLGPAELHPLLGGLEVLLGCPAALAFTASQPNAAQRRLLTSLRELERASERLERQGNGLAAQLRADGLEGSALRAALRPLLLEAAGVCVSTLTFTVHAVSGLRSLEARLLEELGNLPGGTPNARSLIRLPLAERVLLESLRLYPPVWTVARSVRSGETWLAGVRLERGSSVLLPAWLLGRDARHFPQPARFDPDRWTEGAPAPPDHTFFPLGQLGRPDPLRNPALGCAVLLALEVLRHWRLEPLEALRLESALVLRPRGSLRVRLHPR, from the coding sequence ATGCACCCAAGCCCGGACCTCGCCCGCCCGCTGCCGCTGCTGGGCCACGCGCCCGCCTTTGCCCGTGATCCGCTGGCCCTGCTCGGCGCCTGCGCCGGCAACGGCGACCTGCTCACCCTACGGCTGGGCATGCACAAGGTCTACGTGGCAGGCCACCCCTACCTGGTCGAACGGGTCTGGCAAACCGATGCCGCGCATTACGGTCCCAGCCGCCTGTTCGAAAGGATCGGGCCGCTGCTGCCCTCAGGCGAAACAAGCGGCGCGGTCCGCACGCGCGGTTTTCAGACGGCCCTGCTCGAGGAGACGCTGCGGCGCGGCAGCGAACGGATTCGGTGCTGGCGGCCGCACACGACCCTGGACCTGGCCGCCGCCCTGAAGCAACTGGTCCTCGAGGCGGTGGCCCGCGCCCTGTTCGAAGCGCCCGAGGAAAGCCGCCTGGGCCCGGCCGAACTGCACCCGCTACTGGGTGGCCTCGAGGTCCTGCTGGGCTGCCCGGCGGCACTGGCTTTCACCGCCTCCCAGCCGAACGCGGCGCAACGCCGCCTGCTGACCTCCCTGCGTGAGCTCGAGAGGGCCAGCGAACGCCTGGAACGCCAGGGCAACGGTCTGGCAGCGCAGTTGCGCGCGGACGGCCTCGAGGGCAGCGCGCTGCGCGCCGCCCTGAGGCCGCTGCTGCTCGAAGCGGCCGGGGTGTGCGTCTCGACCCTGACTTTCACGGTGCACGCGGTCAGCGGCCTCAGGTCCCTCGAGGCGCGGCTGCTCGAGGAGCTGGGGAACCTGCCCGGGGGCACACCGAACGCGCGCTCCCTCATCCGGCTGCCGCTGGCCGAGCGGGTACTGCTCGAAAGCCTGCGCCTGTACCCGCCGGTGTGGACCGTGGCGCGCAGCGTGCGGTCGGGCGAGACATGGCTGGCCGGGGTGCGGCTGGAGCGCGGTTCGAGCGTGCTGCTCCCCGCCTGGCTGCTGGGGCGGGACGCACGGCACTTTCCGCAGCCTGCCCGCTTCGATCCGGACCGCTGGACAGAGGGGGCTCCCGCACCACCAGACCACACCTTCTTTCCGCTGGGGCAACTCGGGCGGCCGGACCCTCTGCGGAACCCGGCGCTGGGCTGCGCGGTCCTGCTCGCCCTCGAGGTGCTGCGGCACTGGCGCCTGGAACCGCTCGAAGCGCTACGCCTCGAGAGTGCGCTGGTGCTGCGCCCTCGAGGCAGCCTGCGGGTGCGGCTGCACCCACGCTGA
- a CDS encoding VOC family protein, which translates to MMYPAGQPSWTDLTTPAPEQTQAFYGALFGWQYQHTGDALGNYVIAHHGGKTAAGIMPVPVGSDMPIAWTVYFASDDIAADVQRARELGGQVLMGPEQVGEEGQMALIGDPSGASFGLWQAGAHQGAQTREQPGSVVWVELNTRDSASALAFYTALFRADSEAVDGMDYHQLKHGDQGYAGISGMAENWEAIGISEWLTYFYVPDVDEAARVAEQQGGKVLVAPFDMPYGRMAVLRDPGGASFAVMNPGPMHEA; encoded by the coding sequence ATGATGTACCCTGCCGGACAGCCGAGTTGGACCGACCTTACGACCCCCGCCCCGGAGCAGACCCAGGCGTTCTACGGCGCACTGTTCGGCTGGCAGTACCAGCATACGGGCGACGCACTCGGAAATTACGTGATTGCCCATCACGGCGGGAAAACGGCTGCGGGCATCATGCCGGTTCCTGTGGGCAGCGATATGCCCATCGCCTGGACCGTGTACTTCGCCAGCGACGATATCGCTGCGGATGTCCAGCGCGCCCGGGAGCTGGGTGGACAGGTGCTCATGGGGCCCGAGCAGGTCGGGGAGGAAGGGCAGATGGCGCTGATAGGCGACCCCTCGGGTGCCAGCTTCGGTCTGTGGCAGGCCGGCGCCCACCAGGGTGCCCAAACCCGGGAGCAGCCGGGCAGTGTGGTCTGGGTGGAGCTGAACACCAGGGACTCCGCCTCCGCCCTCGCTTTTTACACGGCCCTGTTCCGCGCGGACAGCGAGGCCGTAGACGGCATGGACTATCATCAGCTCAAACACGGCGACCAGGGCTACGCCGGCATCTCGGGAATGGCAGAGAACTGGGAAGCCATAGGCATTTCCGAGTGGCTCACGTACTTTTACGTGCCCGATGTGGATGAGGCGGCGCGGGTCGCCGAACAGCAGGGCGGCAAGGTGCTGGTCGCCCCGTTTGACATGCCCTACGGACGTATGGCGGTGCTCAGAGACCCGGGCGGGGCCAGCTTCGCGGTGATGAACCCAGGGCCAATGCACGAGGCCTGA